A stretch of Bacillota bacterium DNA encodes these proteins:
- a CDS encoding sugar ABC transporter permease: MASYGRELDDHRLARRLLAPSAILIMLVVIAPLIFAFILSLHQAEPMVGGIEMKPVGFSNYSYFLTQSGLFWPSVRVTIYFTVVSLLIELVLGIGMALVLDADFPGRSFMRAIILIPWALPTVVNARMWEWIFSGSKYGALNGLMKVLRIFPSSHDAVWLGFDAPLAGVPVIGGFLKWLGVTKALNMIIIADTWKVTPLVVLLVLAGLQTIPGSLYEAATVDGAGFFRKLTLITLPLLKPVLLVILVLRTMELFRVFDIIYIIMQYSIRVVGVLTYEVGMKFLHFGRGAALSFLIALFILGLAAIYVRLFYSDAER; the protein is encoded by the coding sequence ATGGCTTCATACGGCCGCGAGCTCGACGACCACAGGCTTGCCAGGCGGCTTCTGGCCCCGAGCGCGATTCTGATCATGCTTGTGGTGATTGCTCCGCTCATATTCGCGTTCATACTCAGCCTGCACCAGGCCGAGCCCATGGTCGGCGGCATAGAGATGAAGCCTGTGGGGTTTTCCAATTACTCGTATTTCCTCACCCAGTCCGGCCTCTTCTGGCCTTCGGTGCGGGTCACCATATACTTCACCGTTGTGTCCTTGCTCATAGAGCTCGTTTTGGGGATAGGCATGGCGCTCGTGCTCGACGCGGATTTCCCCGGCAGGTCGTTTATGCGGGCCATCATCCTGATCCCGTGGGCGCTCCCTACAGTCGTGAACGCGAGGATGTGGGAGTGGATATTCTCGGGGTCCAAGTACGGAGCGCTCAACGGGCTCATGAAAGTCCTGCGTATATTCCCTAGCAGCCATGACGCCGTATGGCTCGGATTCGACGCCCCACTTGCCGGGGTGCCCGTAATCGGAGGTTTTCTGAAATGGCTCGGGGTGACCAAGGCGCTGAACATGATCATAATCGCCGACACATGGAAGGTAACTCCCCTGGTAGTTCTCCTGGTTCTCGCGGGGCTTCAAACGATACCTGGGAGTCTCTACGAGGCCGCCACTGTAGACGGCGCAGGGTTCTTCCGGAAGCTCACCCTGATAACCCTCCCGCTGCTCAAACCGGTCCTCCTCGTCATATTGGTCCTGCGCACCATGGAGCTCTTCCGGGTGTTCGACATCATCTACATCATCATGCAGTACTCCATCAGGGTTGTCGGGGTGCTCACATACGAGGTGGGCATGAAATTCCTCCATTTCGGGCGAGGCGCCGCGCTGTCCTTCTTGATCGCCCTGTTCATTCTCGGACTCGCCGCGATCTACGTGCGCCTTTTCTATTCAGACGCGGAGCGGTAA
- a CDS encoding carbohydrate ABC transporter permease, which produces MRWNRALAVKRLKRAALFVAVLAIAVWTLAPVVWLGISSITPYNELISDRETHWLPRNPTLANYRVMFDVSRQTGERFVYALRNSFIVASSVTVVCLVAGTLAAYALARLPVRGKHALVLGLMSIRMLPTIALVIPFFVIVSYIDYAFLNMGWEFHLFDTKFNLVILYTTFILGFIIWIMRGFFLTVPSELEEAARIDGCTKMQALYRVILPLSAPGLVATGILAFLSAWDEFLLALIFTRSTNSATLPLFIAELGSQYITAYDQISAAGMMAAIPPVVLALLFQRFIVRGLTAGSVKG; this is translated from the coding sequence ATGCGCTGGAACAGAGCGCTTGCAGTGAAACGTCTCAAGAGAGCGGCGCTGTTCGTCGCCGTCTTGGCTATCGCGGTTTGGACCTTGGCACCCGTGGTCTGGCTGGGCATATCGAGCATAACGCCGTATAACGAGCTGATATCAGACAGAGAGACTCATTGGCTCCCTCGGAATCCCACCTTGGCCAACTACCGGGTGATGTTCGACGTGTCCAGGCAGACAGGCGAGCGGTTCGTGTACGCTCTTCGCAACAGCTTCATAGTCGCCTCGTCGGTTACCGTCGTCTGCCTCGTAGCCGGCACTTTGGCGGCTTACGCTCTTGCCCGTCTGCCCGTTCGGGGCAAGCACGCGCTCGTGCTCGGGCTGATGTCTATCAGGATGCTTCCTACCATCGCCCTGGTGATCCCGTTCTTCGTGATCGTCTCCTACATTGACTACGCTTTTCTCAACATGGGTTGGGAATTCCACCTCTTCGACACCAAGTTCAACCTTGTCATCCTATACACCACCTTCATATTGGGGTTCATTATATGGATAATGCGCGGCTTCTTTCTCACGGTCCCGTCTGAACTTGAGGAAGCGGCAAGGATCGACGGATGCACCAAGATGCAAGCGCTCTACCGCGTGATATTGCCGCTTTCCGCGCCCGGACTCGTAGCCACAGGCATACTTGCGTTCCTTTCGGCCTGGGATGAATTCCTTTTGGCTCTCATTTTCACTCGGTCCACCAACTCGGCGACGCTGCCGCTGTTCATCGCGGAACTTGGAAGTCAGTACATAACCGCCTACGATCAGATCTCGGCGGCTGGGATGATGGCTGCCATACCTCCCGTGGTCCTCGCTTTGCTCTTCCAGAGATTCATCGTGCGTGGGCTCACGGCGGGAAGCGTGAAGGGATGA
- a CDS encoding ROK family protein: MSRIKQISEEAVRKGNQKLVKSINRSIVLNIVREHGPVSRADVSRLSEFYPATVSSIVNDLISEGFVRETGLGDSTGGRQPIMLQLDRRAYVSCGVEISVDRLKACVTDLDAQVIASEERPLDWKQGPRECMPSVVDAAQKVLDRAGVGPERILGIGVVYPGPVDDETGMILASPHMPGWGGFALKEALEAEFRFPIVVDNDANAAAWGEKWFGAAKGHSSYLYIMADYGLGGGIVIDDQLYRGRNGGAGEFGHMTVDVDGPQCKCGNFGCLDVMASAEAIVNKVISDIKRGAVTSCIELAGGSIDAVTIDTVLEAAGNGDAHSRAVVEEAGRYLGIGLASLVNWFNPELIVLGGRLPLESPLYLESASETARRRAWSALGKNVCIVLSTLGPSACLIGAASLMLTRVFESPSVVAYA, translated from the coding sequence TTGAGTCGCATCAAACAGATATCGGAAGAGGCTGTGCGAAAGGGCAACCAAAAGTTAGTCAAAAGCATCAACCGCAGCATAGTGCTTAATATCGTCCGCGAGCACGGCCCGGTGTCCCGGGCCGACGTATCGCGGTTGAGCGAGTTCTACCCTGCCACAGTGTCGTCTATAGTGAACGACCTCATAAGCGAAGGCTTTGTGCGTGAAACGGGCCTGGGAGATTCCACAGGCGGAAGGCAACCTATAATGCTTCAGCTCGACCGAAGGGCCTATGTTTCATGCGGAGTTGAGATCTCCGTGGACAGGCTCAAAGCGTGTGTAACTGACCTGGATGCACAGGTTATCGCTTCAGAGGAAAGGCCGCTTGACTGGAAACAGGGGCCAAGGGAGTGCATGCCCTCGGTGGTCGATGCCGCCCAAAAGGTGCTGGACCGGGCGGGAGTCGGCCCTGAGAGGATCCTCGGCATCGGCGTCGTGTATCCCGGACCTGTCGACGACGAAACCGGCATGATATTAGCGTCCCCGCACATGCCGGGCTGGGGCGGGTTCGCCCTCAAAGAAGCCTTGGAGGCGGAGTTCCGGTTCCCGATTGTCGTCGACAATGACGCCAACGCGGCCGCGTGGGGCGAGAAATGGTTCGGGGCGGCCAAAGGCCACTCGAGCTACCTATATATAATGGCCGATTACGGCTTGGGCGGCGGGATCGTCATCGACGATCAGCTCTACCGCGGAAGAAACGGCGGGGCCGGGGAGTTCGGCCATATGACCGTCGACGTCGACGGGCCGCAGTGCAAGTGCGGTAACTTCGGATGCCTCGACGTCATGGCGTCGGCAGAGGCCATAGTGAACAAGGTGATCAGCGACATAAAGCGCGGCGCAGTGACTAGCTGCATTGAGCTCGCCGGCGGAAGCATCGACGCCGTAACCATCGACACCGTGCTCGAGGCTGCCGGGAACGGCGACGCGCACTCTCGGGCTGTAGTGGAGGAGGCAGGCCGGTACCTTGGGATAGGCCTCGCCAGCTTGGTCAACTGGTTCAATCCTGAACTCATCGTGCTCGGCGGCAGACTGCCGCTTGAAAGCCCGCTCTACCTAGAGAGCGCGAGCGAGACCGCCAGACGCCGCGCCTGGTCGGCTCTTGGCAAGAACGTTTGTATAGTCCTCTCAACCCTGGGGCCGAGCGCCTGTCTGATAGGGGCGGCGAGCCTGATGCTTACCAGGGTATTCGAATCTCCGAGCGTGGTGGCGTACGCATAG
- a CDS encoding extracellular solute-binding protein — MGRMRLKASLPLLRALLGFLLFAMSVGSRVCVADSPGGVRLNVIYMAQAGYQPEQFQQMTREFTARYGVEVAANIVRYDEEYQKIVTSATSAVATYDVVLVDLIWVAEFAEKNYLVPLGKPLLSQLDLDVSPTIRRAFEYKGRVWAMPFLANIHFLFCNTDMLRRAGFSGPPQTIEEMEAQMRAIKSAGITKYPFIASWNQKEGLVCEYVWLVGAYGGDLFGPDGAVLFNRGPGVQALETMVRWVRDGLVNPLSLTADELLVKDVFIDGKAAFAPNWTFLDSIMNDPSVSKAAGQSSIALLPVAAAVRSQTGQISSSVSGFQGLAVMANSLRKQEAWQYIEFMTSPDVQKRFIQEVPIWSSLQASPELRQHDPSLALKAEQMKWLHHRPKLPRYHEISSILQRFIHGALEGNISPQQALDTAAERIRPLL; from the coding sequence ATGGGCCGCATGCGCCTCAAAGCGAGCCTCCCGCTGCTTCGCGCGCTGCTGGGGTTTCTCCTCTTTGCCATGTCGGTCGGGTCGCGCGTCTGCGTCGCCGACAGCCCCGGCGGCGTGAGGCTCAACGTGATCTACATGGCGCAGGCAGGATACCAGCCCGAGCAGTTCCAACAGATGACTCGGGAGTTCACGGCCAGATACGGCGTGGAAGTCGCGGCAAACATCGTGCGTTACGATGAGGAGTATCAGAAGATCGTGACCTCGGCCACTTCCGCGGTGGCCACGTACGACGTGGTGCTCGTGGACCTGATCTGGGTAGCCGAGTTCGCCGAGAAGAACTACCTCGTCCCCCTCGGAAAACCCCTCCTGTCCCAACTCGATCTCGATGTCTCTCCCACCATAAGACGTGCCTTCGAGTACAAGGGCCGGGTGTGGGCGATGCCATTCCTGGCCAACATACATTTCCTGTTCTGCAACACGGACATGCTCCGCCGCGCGGGATTCAGCGGTCCGCCTCAGACCATCGAGGAGATGGAAGCGCAGATGCGCGCGATCAAGAGCGCCGGCATCACCAAGTACCCGTTCATCGCGTCGTGGAATCAGAAAGAGGGCCTGGTATGCGAATATGTGTGGCTTGTCGGAGCGTACGGCGGCGACCTCTTCGGGCCCGACGGCGCCGTGCTCTTCAACCGCGGCCCCGGAGTACAGGCCCTCGAGACCATGGTGAGATGGGTCCGCGATGGACTCGTCAATCCCCTATCGTTGACAGCCGATGAGCTGCTCGTAAAGGACGTTTTCATCGACGGCAAGGCCGCGTTCGCTCCCAATTGGACGTTCCTCGATTCCATCATGAACGACCCATCTGTGTCGAAAGCCGCCGGCCAGTCAAGCATTGCTCTTCTGCCTGTCGCAGCCGCCGTCCGGAGTCAGACAGGACAGATTTCATCGTCGGTCAGCGGCTTTCAGGGCTTGGCGGTGATGGCCAACTCCCTGCGCAAGCAGGAAGCATGGCAGTACATAGAGTTCATGACCAGCCCGGACGTGCAAAAGCGGTTCATTCAGGAAGTCCCGATCTGGAGCTCACTGCAGGCGAGCCCGGAGTTGCGTCAACACGACCCGTCCCTCGCGCTCAAGGCCGAACAGATGAAATGGCTTCACCACAGGCCCAAGCTCCCACGATACCACGAAATCTCCTCCATTCTCCAAAGGTTCATTCATGGCGCGCTGGAAGGCAACAT